The Pseudomonadota bacterium genome includes the window GGCGCCGGGTGCCGACTCGTCTGCCGCGGTCGATGAGCCTGGTGGCTCTCCCTCCTCCGACCCGTCAGCCATGGCGTCGTCACCGTCTGCTCTGGCGTCTCGAGAAGACCGTAGGATTGCACATTCCACCCAGCACATCGGTAGCCCCGGCCTGTTCGATGGTTCGGTGTACTGGCTCAGCGACGGGCGCCTTCAGAGCGCGGCGGGAAAGGTGGCGCGGCGCGTCGAGCTCAAGAGCCTCCCACTGATCTCCTCTCTCAGCTGCGCGCCCAACGCGCTATTCGTCGCGTGTGCCGAGCCGTCTCTCGAGCAAGGTGGGTATGCGGTGGGCAGGCTGCAGGCGGGCCGTCTTGGCCGGGCGAGAATCGATTCGGTGGGAAACGCGACCGCCAAGGTGCGTCTGCTCGCGTCGAACGACCGACTCGTTGCCTGGCAGGTTGAGAAGTCTGATGAGATCGTCGTTCTTCCCCTGGCCGGGAAGGAACGCAGGATTCAGACCGGCCCTGAAGACCTCATGGCCCTGCTGGCACCACCCGGCAGTGATACGGTGATCTATGCCGACCAGTCGCGGATCTATCGCGACAAGCAGGTCATTGCGAAGGACGTTGGCCGAGTCCACTTCCTGGCGGCGGACGCCGATCATCTGTACTGGGTCGATGCTGGAGAGCTCGAGGCCACGGTTCATCGCTGTGCCTTCGATGGGACCGGCCAGGAAGAGGTTGCGCGTCTTACCGGCACGGTGGTCGGGTTCAATGTGGGATCTGGTGAGATGCTCTGGGTCATCTCCGAGCCCAAGGGGTTCACGCTCTGGGCTCGTCGCCTGCGCTGAGGCGAAGCGCCCGTATCGTCAGGACGGGGTGACCGCGCCCCCCCGACGGGCCTCGAGGGCACGCCACGCCGCTCCGAGCAGTGTGGCCTGCTGCTTCAGCGGGGTCGCCACGATCTCGGTGTAGTCGCGCGGAACCATGCGTGCGCGCTTGCGCACCTCTTCGAGCAGTGCCGGCGCAAAGAGATCGAAAGACGTGGCGAGTGGGCCACCGATGACGATGCGGCGCGGGTTCACGAGCGTGATGACGCTGGAGAGGGCAAGCCCGAGGTAGCGCCCGATGGCGTCGAAGACCTTCAGCGCGAGGGCGTCTCCCTCGAGGGCCGCGCGCTCCACGAGGTCGCAGGTGATGGGATTCGTCTCGCTGGCCCATTCCGACAGAGCGCTCTGCGCTCCGAGTCGAATGGCTTCTGCCGCCATGCGGGCGACGGCGGGTGTGCTGGCCACGGTCTGCAGACAGCCCTGGTTTCCGCAGGCACAAGCCAGCCCGTCGAGCTCGACGGTGAGGTGACCGATCTCCCCCGCACTGTCGGTGTCGCCCTCGTAGAGCTGGCCACGCACCCCGAGCGCGCCTTCGATGCCGCGTCCGGCGGTGAGGCAGAAGAGATTGTCGATGCCTTGACCCGCACCGTACACGCGCTCTCCGTCGTAGTTGGCGCGTATGTCGTTGACCAGTGAGACGGGCATCTTGAGCGCGTTCGAGAGGGTTTCGGCCACGGCGACGTTCTCCCACCCGAGCGCGGTGGAGAAAAGGCAGAGGCCCTCTTCCGGGCGCAGGGTTCCGGGGAGGGCGACACCCAGTCCGACCACGCGCTCGGGTCGCTCTCGGAGTGCGAGCTCGACTGCGGGCACCACGCATTCGCGAAGGAACGCGGTGGGCTCGCGGTCGCGGTCGAGTGAGCGCGTGACCGGCTCGGACACGATTCTACCTTCGGGCTCGACGACAGCGACGAGAAACTGCTCGTCGGTGATCTCCACCCCCACCGCCCCTTGGACTGTATCTGCTCTGTCCACATCGCGCTCTTCCACCCCCCGATCTGACACTCCTCTCTTTGCGCGCCCCCCTCGTTGGTGCAGGGATCGTCGAGCGCTGAGCGAACCCGTCCCCGACGTCGTGCAGAAAGCCCGACGGCCCATCGGAGGAGCAACGTGGCCAAGGTCGTCCTCAAGAAAGTGAACAAGATCTACGAGGGCTCGGTTCCCGCGAAGAAGTCGTGGTATGAGTTCTGGAAGCCGGGCAGCATGCGGCGTGATGTGCACGTCGTGCAAGATCTCGACCTCGAGATCCGGGACGGGGAGTTCCTCGTTCTGGTGGGTCCCAGCGGATGTGGGAAATCAACCACGCTGCGCATGGTGGCGGGCCTTGAAGACATCACGAGCGGCGACATCTACATCGACGAGACGCGCGTCAACGATCTCTCTCCCAAGGATCGCGACATCGCAATGGTCTTCCAGAACTACGCGCTCTATCCGCACATGAACGTCTACGACAACATGGCGTTCGGCCTTCGCCTGCGAAAGATGCCCCCGGCCGAGATCGACGAGCGGGTTCAGAACGCGGCACGTCTTCTCAAGATCGAGTCGTTCCTGCAGCGCAAGCCGAAGGAGCTGTCCGGTGGACAGCGCCAGCGCGTGGCCATGGGGCGCGCAATCGTTCGCCGGCCCAAGGTGTTCCTCATGGACGAGCCGCTCAGCAATCTCGATGCGAAGCTGCGCGTCCAGATGCGGGCCGAGCTGCAGAAGCTCCACCGCACGCTCGGGGTCACCACCATCTATGTCACGCACGATCAGACCGAGGCCATGACGCTGGGGCATCGTATCGTGCTGATGCGCGATGGCCTCATCCAGCAGTTCGACTCACCGCTCAACATCTACGAGCGGCCGGCCAACCAGTACACCGCAGGATTCGTCGGATCTCCGCCGATGAACTTCGTCGACGCCGTCGTCGAGTGTGCGCCAGACGGGGTGTACCTCAAAGGCAGCGGGTTTCGCGTCGGTGCCCCTCCAGAGACGCACGGAGACCTTCGAGGACATGACGGGAAGGCGGTTACCCTGGGGGTTCGTCCCGAGTCGATCCACGAGGGCGCTGACGCGTCGGGGAAGGCCCGCTTCGAGGCCAACATCGAGGTGCTCGAGGAGATGGGCTCGGAGGTCTATCTGCATCTCTCGTGCGGCGACGACACCCTCGTGGCCCGTGTCGACGCGCACACCCGCGCGCGCGTCGGCGACCGCGCGCCCTTTGCCTTCGATCTCGGAAAGATGCATGTCTTCGACAAGACGACCGAGAAGGCCATCGCTCACGGTCCCAACGCCCTGGGTGATTCGGCCGTCACTCGAGCAAGCGCATGAGTCGCGCCGGTCTTGTCGTTCTGGGTGAGGTGACCGAGGCGCCCATCCCTTCGCTGCGTGTCGAAGAGGTTCGAGATGCCCTGGCCGGATGCGAGTGCCGCGGGGTGACCCGCAGACACGATCCGGTCGTGAAGCTGTCGGCCAGGGCCGTGCGCGTCATCGAGGAGGCTTCTCGAGCCGTTGCGCCGCTCTCGTGTGCAGGTGTGCTGCTCGGAACGGTGAGCCAGGTCGGTGACTCGTGGATGGTCGATGTGCGCGAGGCGCTGGCGTTCAACGCCACGCCCGAGGTGCACCGCGTGCGCGTCCCGCGACACGCCTGGCAGGAGATGCTGGCCGCGAAAGCCGCGTCGTTTCAAAGCCTGCGGGTGGTGGGCTGGTATCACAGCCACCCGGGCACGGGGGTGAGTGTCTCCGAAGCCGACAGCTTCGTGCATCGCTACTTCTTCCCCGCCGACTGGCAGGTGGCATGCGTCATCGATCCGGAGCGCGCTGACCTCCAGGTCTTCAGCAGCCGCGGTCGGGGCGTGTCACAGCTCGGCGCCTACTGGGTCGATCGCGCGGTCGCCGAAGCCCCTCGATCGGCCCCGCCGAAGCCCGTCTCGGCCACTGCCGCGCGGCCTTCCGGCAGTGCAGGCGGAACGCTTCCAAGCGCGCCGTCGGAGGTTTCGCAGACCAGTGAGACCTATCTCAAAGAGCGGTTCGTCGAGCGCAGCCTCGAGAAGATCCTGCGTCAGCTGCAGGAACCGCCGATGACGCTTCGTGATTTTGCCATGCTCGGCATCATGGGCCTGATGCTTGTTGTCCTCATCTTCACGCGGGTGGGGGCTGGGGGGACGAGTTCCGAGCTGGAGAAGGTCAATCAGCGTCTTGACGCCCTCACGCAGCGCCTCGATGCCGTGCTGGGAGATGGCCGGGCGCCAGAGGTACGGGTGCGTGCTACGCCGCAGCGCCTCTCGTCGCCACGACCGAGCGGCGCGGCTTCAGCGGCTGCTTCGGCAGAAGACCGCGCTCCCGCAGACGGAAAGCCCGATCTCGAGCACAAGATGAAGGCCGGAGAGAGCATGTGGGACCTTGCCGATCACTATTATGGTGACGGCTCGATGCAGAACGCCTTGCTGCGCTACAACAAGATCACCGATCCCCGAGACGTCAAGGCGGGCGCCGTGGTCAAGATCCCGTCACGCGCTCGGCTCCTGTCTCCGAAGGCCGGAGCCTCGCCCTCGCCGATGGCCGACAGATCGTCGCGTCACGTTCGCCCCTCGACTGCGTCGGCGCGTCCGGTGAATCGCCTCCGAGGTGGCGCCCCTGTTGCTTCGGAACGGACTTCACCGACGCAGCCGCGCAAGGACAACGCCCCCGCCCCCACACCGCACTGAGCGTCGACGCGGGTCGGCTTGACACGGGTGTGTGCGGTCCTGGCGCTCTGCTTCAGGCGTCGATCTCGAGATCGCCGAGGGGGTATGCCGAGCAGATGAGGGCCAGCCCCTGTGCCTTCTCATCGTCGTCGATGGCTCTCCCCCACTGGAAGACATCGCCATTCACCTTCACCATGCAGCTTCCACACGACCCGCCCTGGCAGCCGTAGTCTACGTTGAGGCCGTTGCGAAGGGCCTGCTCGAGGATGATGCCGTCTTCCGCGATCTCGAGGGTTCGCTGGGAGCGGCTGAAGTGGACCTTGAATGTCTTGGGCATGGGGCAGGTTTCGGCGCCGGACGCGCGACGCCTCTGTGTCGCGCGCCGATCAGGGCCGAGGCAGGTGTGCGGGCATCTCGTCGACAGGCAGCTGTGTCTGCAGCGGGTGCCCCTCTCTGTAGATGGTCAGGGTCACCCGCTCTCCCGGTCTGTGGGCGCGAATGCCGGACTGCACCTGGGTGATGCTCGAGGTCGGCCGGGCATCGACGCCGACGATGATGTCACCCGCGCGGATGTCGGCGCCCGCGGCGGGACTTCCGCGCATCACCTGACGCACCACCGCGCCTCGCGCTCCGTTTGGAAGACCAGCGTCTCGCGCCAGTCTGGGGGTCACCGGCATCATGATGATGCCGATGTAGGAGCGAATGACCCGGCCGTTCGCGAGCAGCTGCTGCATGACGTCGCGCGCCGTGTTGATGGGAATGGCGAATCCCAGCCCCTGGCCACGTGTGATGATGACGGTGTTGATGCCGATGACGCGCCCGTCGATGTCCACGAGCGGCCCCCCGGAGTTTCCGGGATTGATGGCGGCGTCGGTTTGGAGTAGGTTGCGGAACTCCTTGCCTGGCTCAGGGATCTCTCGCTCCCGTCCGCTGAGGACACCCAC containing:
- a CDS encoding ROK family protein encodes the protein MGRRAFCTTSGTGSLSARRSLHQRGGRAKRGVSDRGVEERDVDRADTVQGAVGVEITDEQFLVAVVEPEGRIVSEPVTRSLDRDREPTAFLRECVVPAVELALRERPERVVGLGVALPGTLRPEEGLCLFSTALGWENVAVAETLSNALKMPVSLVNDIRANYDGERVYGAGQGIDNLFCLTAGRGIEGALGVRGQLYEGDTDSAGEIGHLTVELDGLACACGNQGCLQTVASTPAVARMAAEAIRLGAQSALSEWASETNPITCDLVERAALEGDALALKVFDAIGRYLGLALSSVITLVNPRRIVIGGPLATSFDLFAPALLEEVRKRARMVPRDYTEIVATPLKQQATLLGAAWRALEARRGGAVTPS
- the ugpC gene encoding sn-glycerol-3-phosphate ABC transporter ATP-binding protein UgpC — its product is MRRDVHVVQDLDLEIRDGEFLVLVGPSGCGKSTTLRMVAGLEDITSGDIYIDETRVNDLSPKDRDIAMVFQNYALYPHMNVYDNMAFGLRLRKMPPAEIDERVQNAARLLKIESFLQRKPKELSGGQRQRVAMGRAIVRRPKVFLMDEPLSNLDAKLRVQMRAELQKLHRTLGVTTIYVTHDQTEAMTLGHRIVLMRDGLIQQFDSPLNIYERPANQYTAGFVGSPPMNFVDAVVECAPDGVYLKGSGFRVGAPPETHGDLRGHDGKAVTLGVRPESIHEGADASGKARFEANIEVLEEMGSEVYLHLSCGDDTLVARVDAHTRARVGDRAPFAFDLGKMHVFDKTTEKAIAHGPNALGDSAVTRASA
- a CDS encoding LysM peptidoglycan-binding domain-containing protein, producing MSRAGLVVLGEVTEAPIPSLRVEEVRDALAGCECRGVTRRHDPVVKLSARAVRVIEEASRAVAPLSCAGVLLGTVSQVGDSWMVDVREALAFNATPEVHRVRVPRHAWQEMLAAKAASFQSLRVVGWYHSHPGTGVSVSEADSFVHRYFFPADWQVACVIDPERADLQVFSSRGRGVSQLGAYWVDRAVAEAPRSAPPKPVSATAARPSGSAGGTLPSAPSEVSQTSETYLKERFVERSLEKILRQLQEPPMTLRDFAMLGIMGLMLVVLIFTRVGAGGTSSELEKVNQRLDALTQRLDAVLGDGRAPEVRVRATPQRLSSPRPSGAASAAASAEDRAPADGKPDLEHKMKAGESMWDLADHYYGDGSMQNALLRYNKITDPRDVKAGAVVKIPSRARLLSPKAGASPSPMADRSSRHVRPSTASARPVNRLRGGAPVASERTSPTQPRKDNAPAPTPH
- a CDS encoding (2Fe-2S)-binding protein, with the protein product MPKTFKVHFSRSQRTLEIAEDGIILEQALRNGLNVDYGCQGGSCGSCMVKVNGDVFQWGRAIDDDEKAQGLALICSAYPLGDLEIDA